The genomic segment GCTGCAGCGTTCGCGCGACAACGGCACGCCGGAAGGCCATGTCCGGCGCAGCCTCGCCTATGGCCGCGCCGACATCGCCTATGCGTTGGGTATCATGGCGGCCAACAGCGTGATTACGGTCGGCGAGTTGCAGGCCTGCGAGCGCTACGGCTTCTTACACTACGCGGTCTTCGGGCGCGCCAACCTCGCCGCCGCAACCTATGACGGTGAGCGGCCTTCGGGCGCGCGCAAGACTTGGCCCGATGAATTCGTCATGGGCCGGCGCAACGATTATGAATTGGCGCGCGCCACCCTCAACAAAGAGGCGCTCAACCAACTCGACAATCTGGTGATCTTCGAACACTTCCCGCGCTGGCTAAAACCCCTCCAGCCACTCCCCAATGACGTCCACCACGCCAAGCTCCTGCTTGCCGCCATCTGCAAACTTGCCGAAGGCATGGGCTATGCGCGACGGGCAGTGTGAGGATTGCTCGGGCGAGCAATATGTTGTGGGCGAAGCCCTCGCCGTCGCCTAGACTGGCTAGATAAATTATTTCCAATGATAACAGCGGCGCGGTGGCGTGGTTTGAATGCCAGGGCGGACGCATTTTGAGGGAGAAGTGACGATGGCCAAAGGCGCCAATTTACCGACGATCGATCAAATTCGCGATCTTGCCGATGAGTTCGGCATTGAGATGCCAGAAGATGATGCGCAGTCCTATCAAAATTTGATGCGCGGGCCGATGGAATCCTATCGGGTGCTTGAACAAATCCCGGAATGGCGGCCGCCACAGAAATATCCGCGCAATGCCGGCTACCGGCCAAGCGCCGAAGACAATCCCTACAATGGCTGGTATTGGCGTTGTGACGTCAAGGGCGCTAAATCGGGCATGCTCAAGGGCTATGACGTCGGCATTAAAGATCCGGTCGGCGTTGCCGGCATCCCGCTGATGAACGGCAGCCGGGTGCTCGAAGGCTATATTCCCGACGTCGATGCCACCATTGTCACCCGCATTCTCGATGCCGGCGGCACCATCGTTGGCAAGACCACCACCGAGGATTGCTCGTTTTCCGGCGGCGGCCATACCAGCGCTCTCGGGCCGATCCGCAATCCGCGCAAGCCAACCCATTCACCGGGCGGCTCGTCGGGCGGCAGCGGCGCGGTTGTCGCGGCAGGCGATGTCAAGATGGCGATTGGCGGCGATCAGGCGGGCTCGATCCGCCTGCCGGCATCGCGCTGCGGCGTTGTGGGTCACAAGCCGACGTTTGGCCTGGTGCCCTACACCGGCGCGGTGATGATCGAGATGACGATGGATACGTTGGGGCCGATGTGCGACACGGTGGAGAACACCGCGCGGCTGCTCTCGGTCCTCGCCGGTCCCGATCCGATGGACCCGCGCCAGCGCGGCGTGATCCCCGATAACT from the Pseudomonadota bacterium genome contains:
- a CDS encoding amidase, with product MPGRTHFEGEVTMAKGANLPTIDQIRDLADEFGIEMPEDDAQSYQNLMRGPMESYRVLEQIPEWRPPQKYPRNAGYRPSAEDNPYNGWYWRCDVKGAKSGMLKGYDVGIKDPVGVAGIPLMNGSRVLEGYIPDVDATIVTRILDAGGTIVGKTTTEDCSFSGGGHTSALGPIRNPRKPTHSPGGSSGGSGAVVAAGDVKMAIGGDQAGSIRLPASRCGVVGHKPTFGLVPYTGAVMIEMTMDTLGPMCDTVENTARLLSVLAGPDPMDPRQRGVIPDNYVQDYMPAIGKGVKGLKIGLLKEGFGQKRWNDLGFPASDKVVDRKCKAAVKALEAKGAIVKVVSAPMHMVGPHLWNAIGLEGSAEFMIKGYNQGSNWSGFYNTRLREALGRGFDSRANDLPVAAKLVVILGEYMHRKYHGRYYSKAQNQRHLLNADYDRALAECDVIAMPTVPFMTPPLAAPDCSIETDMEQALNMIGNTCQFSLSGHPSISVPCAIEDDLPIGLMLVGRQFDDLTVLRVADAVEKSGDWQKR